One genomic window of Solea solea chromosome 12, fSolSol10.1, whole genome shotgun sequence includes the following:
- the LOC131470439 gene encoding SH2 domain-containing protein 7-like: MEPQAPHKDSYAELTEKRLRELASKWFVETQVPLIVHNGFFPSWFLGFITREDAEEILREKKLGYFLVRLSAKAIGYILSYKGRDRCRHFVINQTENGQFVVYGDDELHDTVPDLIEYYKTNPIEPFREYLTSSCFEVMTEELYDTIHISPKEKTVETKRASPQTQPPRSDMEEEVPPLPQRSRHLDIGPPHDQDRLLYAQLNKQSPRESPRTQNCQRHLPEDNVERADRSTARDHSVSRGSTPSRPDVSPDVEHHYRLNVPPQTPPRLSPKPIRQPTSSNPWSQKTAPSSLNYMGDSAVYYLAGSPHTALSESSSLPLEQQSDLVYDEVPSEAIISQEDIYEMIPGSESSVHPKLISNTYELLEDVRPKVVKNDKWKWLFPDAKRKW; encoded by the exons ATGGAGCCTCAGGCACCACACAAGGACTCTTACGCTGAACTGACTGAGAAGAGACTGAGAGAACTGGCATCTAAGTGGTTCGTAGAGACTCAAGTGCCTCTCATTGTCCACAATGGCTTCTTTCCTTCTTGGTTCCTGGGTTTCATCACTAGAGA AGATGCTGAAGAAATACTCAGAGAAAAGAAGCTGGGCTATTTCCTGGTGCGTCTCAGTGCCAAAGCCATCGGGTACATACTGTCATATAA aGGCAGGGATCGATGTCGACACTTTGTGATCAACCAAACAGAAAATGGGCAGTTTGTCGTCTATGGAGACGACGAGCTACACGACACGGTGCCCGATCTAATAGAATACTACAAGACAAACCCAATTGAGCCGTTCAGAGAATATCTGACATCGTCATGCTTTGAG GTAATGACTGAAGAGCTGTATGACACCATCCACATCAGCCCTAAAGAAAAAACTGTGGAAACAAAACGTGCGTCACCTCAAACACAGCCACCAAGGAGCGACATGGAAGAG gaagtgccacCATTGCCTCAGAGAAGCAGACACCTTGACATTGGGCCCCCACATGACCAGGACAGGCTTTTATATGCTCAGCTCAACAAGCAATCACCCAGAGAGTCTCCAAGAACCCAAAACTGTCAACGCCATTTACCTGAAGACAATGTGGAGAGGGCTGACAGATCCACTGCAAGGGACCACAGTGTCAGTCGTGGTAGTACTCCATCTAGACCGGACGTGAGCCCCGATGTGGAGCACCACTACCGACTGAATGTGCCCCCCCAAACTCCACCGAGACTTTCCCCCAAGCCCATCAGACAACCCACGAGCAGCAACCCGTGGTCACAGAAGACAGCACCCAGCAGTCTGAACTACATGGGTGACAGTGCTGTCTATTACCTGGCTGGAAGCCCACACACTGCACTGTCTGAGAGTAGCTCGCTGCCGTTAGAGCAGCAAAGTGATTTAGTGTACGACGAGGTCCCCAGTGAAGCCATCATCTCTCAAGAAGACATATACGAGATGATTCCTGGCAGTGAAAGTTCAGTTCATCCCAAACTCATCAGCAACACGTATGAGCTTTTGGAGGACGTCAGACCCAAGGTGGTAAAG aacgATAAATGGAAATGGCTTTTCCCTGACGCCAAGAGGAAATGGTGA
- the idh3a gene encoding isocitrate dehydrogenase [NAD] subunit alpha, mitochondrial isoform X1, with product MAGKAWRSAILNLLRQWGLSGNAKDKLKAQEVSQVVGVLMRETPQPRTFFRGMQTVTLIPGDGIGPEISSAVMKIFEAAKAPIQWEERNVTAIQGPGGKWMIPPDAKESMDRNKIGLKGPLKTPIAAGHPSMNLLLRKTFDLYANVRPCVSIEGYKTPYTDVNLVTIRENTEGEYSGIEHVIVEGVVQSIKLITEQASERIAEYAFEYARNNQRASVIAVHKANIMRMSDGLFLRKCREAAEKHKDVKFTEMYLDTVCLNMVQDPTQFDVLVMPNLYGDILSDLCAGLIGGLGVTPSGNIGANGVAIFESVHGTAPDIAGKDMANPTALLLSAVMMLRHMGLHGHAKNIETACFDTIRDKKVLTKDLGGNSKCSEFTDAICQRVRDLE from the exons ATGGCAGGAAAAGCATGGAGGTCAGCG ATTCTTAATCTGCTAAGACAGTGGGGTTTATCAGGCAATGCCAAGGATAAACTCAAGGCACAGGAA GTATCACAGGTGGTTGGAGTTTTGATGAGAGAGACTCCACAGCCCAGGACATTTTTCCGTGGG ATGCAAACTGTTACTTTAATCCCTGGTGATGGAATAGGGCCAGAGATATCCTCTGCTGtcatgaaaatatttgaagCAGCTAAA GCACCTATTCAGTGGGAAGAGAGAAATGTTACTGCCATTCAAGGGCCTGGTGGAAAGTGGATGATTCCCCCTGATGCCAAAGAATCAATGGACAGGAACAAAATTGGCCTGAAAG GCCCTTTGAAGACGCCAATAGCTGCTGGTCATCCCTCGATGAACCTGCTGCTTAGGAAAACCTTTGATCTCTATGCCAACGTGCGTCCCTGTGTGTCCATTGAGGGCTACAAAACCCCCTACACTGATGTCAACCTGGTCACTATCAGGGAGAACACAGAGGGGGAATACAGTGGAATTGAACATGtg ATTGTTGAAGGAGTTGTACAGAGTATTAAGCTCATCACAGAGCAAGCCAGCGAACGCATTGCAGAATATGCTTTTGAATATGCCAGAAACAATCAACGAGCCAGTGTTATTGCTGTTCATAAAGCCAATATCAT GCGTATGTCAGATGGTCTTTTCCTGCGGAAATGCAGAGAGGCTGCTGAAAAGCACAAAGACGTGAAATTCACTGAGATGTACTTGGATACTGTGTGTCTCAAT ATGGTACAAGACCCCACACAGTTTGATGTGTTAGTGATGCCAAATTTGTATGGCGACATCTTaag TGATCTTTGCGCTGGACTCATTGGAGGTCTTGGTGTGACTCCCAGTGGGAACATTGGAGCCAATGGGGTTGCCATATTTGAGTCg GTTCATGGAACTGCACCAGATATAGCAGGTAAAGACATGGCTAACCCCACCGCCTTGCTGCTCAGTGCTGTCATGATGCTGCGCCACATGGGTCTGCATGGCCACGCGAAGAATATAGAAACTGCCTGCTTTGACACCATTCGAGACAAAAAG GTTCTCACAAAAGACCTGGGTGGAAACTCCAAGTGTTCAGAATTTACTGACGCCATATGCCAAAGAGTGCGGGATCTGGAGTAA
- the cib2 gene encoding calcium and integrin-binding family member 2, producing MGNKQTIFTDEQLDAYQDCTFFTRKEILRLHARYHELAPHLVPMDYTNDPECKLPLALIVNMPELNENPFRNRIVESFSEDGMGNLSFNEFVDMFSVLSEMAPRELKAIYAFKIYDFNVDNYLCKEDLEKTLNRLTKEELTPEEVELVCEKTIEEADLDGDHKLSFADFENMISRAPDFLSTFHIRI from the exons ATGGGTAACAAGCAAACAATATTTACCGACGAGCAACTTGATGCCTACCAG GACTGCACATTTTTCACCCGCAAAGAAATTCTGCG gTTGCATGCCAGATACCATGAGTTGGCTCCACATCTCGTTCCAATGGACTACACCAATGATCCTGAGTGTAAACTGCCTTTAGCCTTGATAGTCAATATGCCAGAGTTAAAT GAAAATCCGTTCCGCAACAGGATCGTAGAGTCTTTCTCAGAGGACGGTATGGGGAATCTCAGCTTCAATGAATTTGTGGACATGTTTTCAGTCCTCAGTGAAATGGCTCCAAGAGAACTGAAGGCCATATATGCCTTCAAAATATATG ATTTCAATGTGGACAATTACCTGTGCAAAGAGGACCTGGAAAAAACTCTGAATAGGCTGACGAAGGAGGAGCTGACTCctgaggaggtggagctggTGTGTGAGAAGACCATTGAGGAGGCAGATTTGGATGGAGACCACAAACTCTCCTTTGCTGACTTTGAAAATATGATATCAAGGGCTCCCGACTTTTTAAG CACCTTCCACATACGAATCTGA
- the idh3a gene encoding isocitrate dehydrogenase [NAD] subunit alpha, mitochondrial isoform X2, with translation MAGKAWRSAVSQVVGVLMRETPQPRTFFRGMQTVTLIPGDGIGPEISSAVMKIFEAAKAPIQWEERNVTAIQGPGGKWMIPPDAKESMDRNKIGLKGPLKTPIAAGHPSMNLLLRKTFDLYANVRPCVSIEGYKTPYTDVNLVTIRENTEGEYSGIEHVIVEGVVQSIKLITEQASERIAEYAFEYARNNQRASVIAVHKANIMRMSDGLFLRKCREAAEKHKDVKFTEMYLDTVCLNMVQDPTQFDVLVMPNLYGDILSDLCAGLIGGLGVTPSGNIGANGVAIFESVHGTAPDIAGKDMANPTALLLSAVMMLRHMGLHGHAKNIETACFDTIRDKKVLTKDLGGNSKCSEFTDAICQRVRDLE, from the exons ATGGCAGGAAAAGCATGGAGGTCAGCG GTATCACAGGTGGTTGGAGTTTTGATGAGAGAGACTCCACAGCCCAGGACATTTTTCCGTGGG ATGCAAACTGTTACTTTAATCCCTGGTGATGGAATAGGGCCAGAGATATCCTCTGCTGtcatgaaaatatttgaagCAGCTAAA GCACCTATTCAGTGGGAAGAGAGAAATGTTACTGCCATTCAAGGGCCTGGTGGAAAGTGGATGATTCCCCCTGATGCCAAAGAATCAATGGACAGGAACAAAATTGGCCTGAAAG GCCCTTTGAAGACGCCAATAGCTGCTGGTCATCCCTCGATGAACCTGCTGCTTAGGAAAACCTTTGATCTCTATGCCAACGTGCGTCCCTGTGTGTCCATTGAGGGCTACAAAACCCCCTACACTGATGTCAACCTGGTCACTATCAGGGAGAACACAGAGGGGGAATACAGTGGAATTGAACATGtg ATTGTTGAAGGAGTTGTACAGAGTATTAAGCTCATCACAGAGCAAGCCAGCGAACGCATTGCAGAATATGCTTTTGAATATGCCAGAAACAATCAACGAGCCAGTGTTATTGCTGTTCATAAAGCCAATATCAT GCGTATGTCAGATGGTCTTTTCCTGCGGAAATGCAGAGAGGCTGCTGAAAAGCACAAAGACGTGAAATTCACTGAGATGTACTTGGATACTGTGTGTCTCAAT ATGGTACAAGACCCCACACAGTTTGATGTGTTAGTGATGCCAAATTTGTATGGCGACATCTTaag TGATCTTTGCGCTGGACTCATTGGAGGTCTTGGTGTGACTCCCAGTGGGAACATTGGAGCCAATGGGGTTGCCATATTTGAGTCg GTTCATGGAACTGCACCAGATATAGCAGGTAAAGACATGGCTAACCCCACCGCCTTGCTGCTCAGTGCTGTCATGATGCTGCGCCACATGGGTCTGCATGGCCACGCGAAGAATATAGAAACTGCCTGCTTTGACACCATTCGAGACAAAAAG GTTCTCACAAAAGACCTGGGTGGAAACTCCAAGTGTTCAGAATTTACTGACGCCATATGCCAAAGAGTGCGGGATCTGGAGTAA
- the lrrc61 gene encoding leucine-rich repeat-containing protein 61, which yields MDSKREKEQDADFDKITAALLKSRTGEFDLESILFLKLRGLGIQDLGCIGECISLERLDLSGNNITNLASLASLGVLSVLNLSANRISNLEPLRSCESLQNLNVAGNIISSIESLHCLQSLRKLESIRLKDNTYNYTNPVCRNTSYRIIVLEMFPSIKVLDGERVAGRGSDLYQLCKDIEDTIKAGLYKNGQLIEHHDCKPWVEDNYWEIKRSNNAIVEEAYKQFNDVLHECRLLNNRATHVISQTEKSMSLKKQPKQFAI from the exons ATGGACTCGAAGCGGGAGAAAGAGCAGG ATGCAGACTTTGACAAGATTACAGCTGCGCTGCTCAAATCACGTACTGGAGAATTTGATTTGGAGTCTATATTGTTTCTTAAATTGAGAGGTCTTG GAATACAAGATCTTGGATGCATTGGGGAATGTATTAGTCTGGAGAGATTGGACCTCTCTGGGAATAATATCACAAATTTGGCTTCCTTGGCATCGCTAGGGGTTCTTTCTGTATTAAATTTGTCTGCAAACAGGATTTCCAATTTAG AGCCATTACGCAGCTGTGAGAGTTTACAGAATTTAAACGTGGCTGGTAATATCATATCCAG CATTGAGAGCCTTCACTGCCTTCAGTCTTTGAGAAAGCTAGAAAGTATTCGTCTTAAAGACAACACTTACAATTATACTAATCCAG TGTGCAGGAACACATCTTATAGAATTATAGTTCTGGAAATGTTCCCCAGTATTAAGGTGCTCGATG GGGAAAGAGTGGCAGGACGTGGGAGTGACTTGTACCAGTTATGTAAAGACATTGAGGATACAATCAAAG CTGGTTTATACAAGAATGGACAGCTTATTGAACACCATGATTGTAAGCCATGGGTGGAAGATAATTACTGGGAGATAAAGAGATCGAACAATGCCATTGTCGAAGAAGCATACAAACAATTTAATG ATGTTCTTCATGAATGCAGACTCCTCAACAACAGAGCCACACATGTCATTTCACAAACGGAAAAGTCAATGAGCCTGAAGAAGCAGCCAAAGCAGTTTGCCATCTAA